One window of the Bos indicus x Bos taurus breed Angus x Brahman F1 hybrid chromosome 8, Bos_hybrid_MaternalHap_v2.0, whole genome shotgun sequence genome contains the following:
- the PNOC gene encoding prepronociceptin isoform X2: protein MCHRGGQGRGGLCVLGEDIYAGVADTAEPHTRRSPVTDSSQRLASSSCTMKILFCDLLLLSLFSSVSSSCQKDCLVCREKLRPTLDSFSLEMCILECEEKAFTSPLWTPCTKVMARGSWQLSPADPDHVAAALDQPRASEMQHLKRMPRVRSLFQRQKRTEPGLEEVGEIEQKQLQKRFGGFTGARKSARKLANQKRFSEFMRQYLVLSMQSSQRRRTLHQNGNA from the exons ATGTGTCATCGAGGtgggcagggaaggggagggctGTGCGTGTTGGGGGAGGATATATATGCCGGTGTGGCTGACACAGCGGAGCCTCACACCCGGAGGAGCCCGGTTACTGACAGCTCGCAG CGTCTGGCTTCCAGCTCCTGCACCATGAAAATCCTGTTTTGTGACCTCCTGCTGCTCAGCCTCTTCTCCAGCGTGTCCAGCAGCTGTCAGAAGGACTGTCTGGTCTGCAGAGAGAAGCTCCGCCCCACTCTTGACAGCTTCAGCCTCGAG ATGTGCATCCTTGAGTGTGAAGAGAAGGCCTTCACCAGCCCTCTCTGGACTCCATGCACCAAGGTCATGGCCAGGGGCTCCTGGCAGCTCAGCCCTGCTGACCCAGACCACGTGGCAGCTGCTCTGGACCAGCCCAGAGCCTCTGAGATGCAGCATCTGAAGCGAATGCCCCGGGTCAGGAGCCTCTTTCAAAGGCAGAAGAGGACAGAGCCcggcctggaggaggtgggggagattGAGCAGAAACAGCTGCAGAAGCGGTTCGGGGGCTTCACCGGGGCCCGGAAGTCGGCCCGGAAGTTGGCCAACCAGAAGCGGTTCAGTGAGTTTATGCGGCAGTACCTGGTCCTGAGCATGCAGTCCAGCCAGCGTCGGCGCACCCTGCACCAGAATGGTAATGCGTAG